Within the Telopea speciosissima isolate NSW1024214 ecotype Mountain lineage chromosome 4, Tspe_v1, whole genome shotgun sequence genome, the region AAGCCGAaggattttttaaaagattatatgggtatttcggtaaaattTCTGTATAGAATTTCGCTATAAATATGTAGCAAGGGTTCTTTCTTTGTAACGAagtctgagagaggtgtgaggacgagtggctgtaaccctattctccattgatagtgaaaccgATCTCATCTCATTGTGGACGTAGACAATCTTGCCAAACCATGTAAATCCTTGTGtccattgtgtgattgttgtttgtgatttccattttttttttgcatcgcGTTAGGACTCATTTTCAACAAAACCTTGGGGTCAACTAGTTCATAAAATTTGGGCTCGACAAAAATGCCCTGTGGCAGATATTTGATGTCGAGTATGATTTCATATTATCGTCATAATCGAGATCCTTAATCTAAACTTAATTCACATGGTTGATGAGCATACTGTGTATACCATGATTTAAGTAATCCGTATCGAATTGCACATATCGATTGATCCTCGATTCTGTATCGATGTAATGGTATGGACAAGGAGTAAATCTATCTACaatttttttcacaaaaaatGAGGGTAAGACCATCTGATCGAAGCCTACAAGCCATGATGTGTACCACAACTGATTACTTAAACCATGGTGTGCACAGTTGTAAACATTTTCTTCCACTACAACATTTGatttgcatctctctctctctctctctctctctgtgtttacACCCTACTTCTGTCCGGTCTAAAAGCCAAATTAAGGAAGCTTGACTAGACCGAGGCCAGACGAATTGGAGTTATGCTCGGTCATGATAACTAGTCGGTCATGAATGTGCGGTTAGTATACCTGGTCAGAGAATTGTTGACGATTACAACCGATCAAGTGGTTATAACTAACTCTGACATGTTAGGATAAAGGCCACGATTGATCAAGACCTGATACATGATTGATTAGTTATAATTTAGTAGTATAAATAAGAGAACGGGACTAGAAAGAAAGGACTTCAATCAAATACTCAAATTTgcatttttactttattttcaGTTTCCGTTTTTACAATGATGTAGACTAAAGGGATTCGTCTATGGCCCCTGTATGCTTTGTACTGTAGATTGGTTACCTCGAGTGATTTAAAGTGAAAATCATAATacatcattttcagtttaattcgattttttttttgtcttatgtgaaagtccttggattactGAGACAGGAGAGGAACATACTATCACCTAGCAAGAAATAGAGAATAATCCTCTGAAGCGACTACGTTTTCAGACTGAAAGACAATTAGGGGAAACACTCTCAATTTTGTCCTTCCTCTTTTTAGGAGATAGGACAGTTGTACTCGAGTGGAGTTGAAGAGTTCAGAATAGGGACCAGAATCGGTTGTCCCAATTCTGATCCAATTCTATTTCAGATTGGTCAAAATTGGTGGATCGATCGAAATCAGTAAATGAAGCCCTAAAATTGGCCATGAATCATCCTAGAACCGGCTTCTGTACCATTCCAGATTGATTGTAATTGGGATCGATCACAACAATTATAATTCAAATCGGTCAATCCAATCAAGATTCCTTAAATCCTCATCCAAGTGATAAAAATTTGCGCTTTTGCAATGAACACAGAAGATAGCTAGCTAGGAACAATACAACAATAATAACTAACTTAACTGTCAAATATTATATCTCACATTTAAGGCATTAGGACCTATATAAATActaatgagaaaataaaaattatctcAAAATTTCCTCATTGTATTAAATGTCCGTTAACATCTACAAGGGAGGAGCAATCTGAACCTATCTACATTTGCTATATGGTAACCAAGAAGTTGAAAAACATAAGTTGATGATTGGATTGGACCCAATTTCTTAATCAACTCTTGGAAGCTATATTCTTCTGGTAACATTTCAAACGGATCATCTTCTCAatataagggtgttaaacggtctagTTTTgattaaaccatttaattaaacggtctccATTTTGAAACCGtaatcaaaccatttattaaacagtctcacgatttcgatttaaacagtttggttcgattttgataaACAGTCTCTTATCTTTTTCctattctctttccctctttttttccccttctctttttccttttgttttcgaACTTAAGCTCAAACAAAGAAAGTAGCTATAAATTCTTATCTACTATCAAAAGGCAAAATATATGTTCATTTAAAACCATAGAAAATCAGTAAGGATGCTTTCTCTTTACCTCCCATCAATAATTTCTAACTTTTTAAATGACTTTCCTAACACTACTATAATAACCAAATCATCCTCCATGTGATGAAATTCTCAATTAATCTAATAATGTTTTAGATGAAACTAAAGACAATGTTTCAACAAAATCCACTGTTATATTTGCTTAAGAGATTCCCAatggagaggaaaaaaaaaaaaaaacttttgaatACTCATGCTGTTAATTGAACTCAATTTGTTGTGATTTATAGAAATTAGGGGTCATAGATTTAGTTCACGGTATCAGACCGGGTATCAGCCAGTTCTAAAATAGATACTAATATTTATACGTATCAGATGTTGTTGCCTTGAAAGATACCGATACTAACATGGATTTTGACCATTTTAGCCTTTTTCTGTATTGTATCACTGATCCGGTATTGACGAAGTATAAACAGATCCTATACAAATTTCTAAAATCCAaacttaagggtgtcaaatgttGGACCGTACCAGTTAAAGCCTGACACTGACTAGCTAGTTAGTTTAGTTTAAGCCTGACCGAGACCAACCAACACCGTTAACAATCCGTTTTATAGACTAGTCAGCCATTTATACCTCATTCAAAACTTGATTATGGACTGGTAACTAATCGACCCGATAGAAACGTGATTATGCCTGACCTATGAGGTTCGATTAACTAAATGATCGATAACGAGGTGAGGCCTTAAATTGGTGGGGCCGATTAGGCTTGATAGAAACTGACTAGATCCAAGTGGCTGACCAATTGACAAGGAAAAGCAGGAAGCAATTAGCAAAGTTGTGTGAGTGTGAGAGAAATAGTGAGAGGTTGAAGAGTGGTCGTGGTATCTAAAAAGGAGAAGCTTATATGGTGTGTTCGTGACCAATACCGTGTAGAGTCCAGCTCacattcacgtacgtgagcaTATGGGAACAACTCCCaactgttcagatggaatctacTTTGTGGGATGGTGCAATGGGCAAAAGTTTTGAGAGAGTTGCCACTCAGGATCAACTCCATCTTGTCTGGCTTATTCACTTCTGCATTGAAGCTCTATCAGATAAAAGTGtcctttcttctttaatttatcatttttaCCTGTAGCAAACCCTAActggaaaaaaaacaaaaaaaaaagaagaaacctttAGCAAACAATTTGTACCTTTCATTCCCTCCTTTCCAAGGTTTGTAATCTTTGGATTGGGTTATGCAGGTGTTAGGCTTTTGATCCTATGAGTTTACTTTGTAAGTAGCCATTTTAATGAACCtcaaatatgggtagaaagtagaaaaACGGTATTCATTTTAGTTTTCTAGTcaatttatgttaccttattaattAAGGATTGTCTTAggccttttatttttaatgtttgaaTATGTTTTTGAATCTTCTATGTAAGTTTTTAAAGGGCTACGATCCTGTACATGactttgattaatgagattgagggggggggggggggaaacatacgttgtgctttgctctgtgacatgccattggtgagagaccaaaatacggTGAGAGGCTGTGGGTTAGAGACCCTAGAGAGAGTGGGTGATCTAATCCTATCCTTGTTCTCTAtgctattttcttctttgtttttatttcaatcgATTTCGTAGTATGATCTGCTACATGTTCTTCAATTGTTACTCAAACTTTTGAAGAGCAAATCATCTTTAAATTTTATTCAAGAAAATCATGTCTGAGGCTAGGTCCCTTCATGATCCATCTCTAATATGAGGACTTCGAGATCAAATATAATATGTTTCTATTCATTCCTTGTGAACCACTTATTTCTCCGAAACAAGAAATCAAAGTGATTTGACTCATTTTTTCCAATAAGTTGACAACGTTACACCATTCGGATACTTCGAATCTACATTAGGTAGGATCGGCCATTATTGTCCAATCTGTATCAATATCGGCCAacattgatattgatattggaTCGGCGATCTACTACAGACAGAAGGTAAAGTGATCAAAATCCATGTTGATATTGGTATCTTTGAGGGCAAATAATATTGATATGGATCGATAAGTATCAATATTCGGATTGATGTTGGAATTAGCCAATACCTAATAGTGAACTAAAATTATGCTTGGGGGTGATTTATCTAACTCACCTGATCAAGTCTTTTTTTAATAGCAAAACCCCTAGGGTGATAAAATAAAGCCTTGGAAAAAAACCAAGACCACGGGAGACTACACATTATTGGTTAGAGTATCATAGACATTATGCATACCTACACATTCAGAGTATTTGATTAAATAAGCTCTAAAATTTGATACATGGCTAATCTAAATCATGTCTTCTCTATCTACGGTTGGAATATCCTCTTCATCTTGCCACATGGCACAATGAAGATGGGCCTACCCTCTCATTTTGCCCACTTGAATATTTACAAAAATATACACTTTCAAGTTATAACTACCAAACTATACAATATGAGAGCTAGCTAAGTTGCAATAATATTGCAAGTATTCCATTTTATAAATGAGGCTTACATGGGACATGTTGAAGTTGCCTATTGTTATACCAAATAAAGATCCACCAATGGGAAAAGGGACACGTGGAAGATAACTTGGGTCGCACGACTCCCAACCCTATGCTCCACACTCCTAGTTGGACTCTAATCCCTGACGCAACTATAacgggaaacaatcccataacTTAGGGAACACGGAACCCAACCAAAGGGTTAGGAGAGAGACGTACTGAAGCAATAGCATCACCACCTCGGTAATCAGAAACCCTATATATAGAGGGAGGGGGACCACAAAGAGGTACGCTCACTTTTCAGGCTTTGACTCTTTCAGTATCCTTCTCTTACTGTTCTGCTGGCCGGACTGACTTtagcatcagagagtcccccCTCGGAGTCCGCTCTGGATCTCTTCAATGCCCTTTCCCTTTTGTAGGTCACCACGTCATCCAGCGACATTCCGGCGGCAACACCTATGTAAGCACAAGACCGCTTTTTCACATAACAAATTTCAGCCCAAGTTTAGTTTGCCAAATGATGAAACAAAGTTCTGAAAAAGCCAAGACCACAGGAGACTACACAACAATGGTTAGAGTACTGCAGACATTCATGGGCATATACAAAGATGCATTCCTATACACGCGAAGTTTTTGATTGAATTAAGCTCTGAAATTTGATAAGTGACTAATATAAACCATGTCATCTCTATCCGAGAATTGGAATATTCATATCATTTACCCACAAAACACAATAAGGATGGCCACGCAAGAAAGCCTTCTTAGGTGGGCTACTGAAAGATCATTTTTTCCCATTtgaatattttctaaaatatacaCTAACTAGCTAAGTCGCTATAATATTGTAGGTGTTCCATTTAATAAATGGGGCTTAAATGGGCCAATGTAAAGCCCAAATTCCAAAACAATTAATGGGCTTATGGGCCAAGTGGGAACAAGTGGTTATTTTCAGTAAATTTCTGGGCAGGGTTAATTTGGTCAATAGAGAGGGCTTAGGGTTTTCTTGGAACACATAAGTACGAGTGAAATTCTCAAAATCTTCTCACCTTCTTCGTGTTCCTCAACCGAAGCAGGCTTCTCTGTCTTCCCTGGTACGTCTCCTCCCCAGATTGGTATTTGTTTACTTCCGAGTGACACTGAAAATTCATGAATTTAATGTTTTCTATCAATCCTTAACGAATCTAAGGTTTCTGAAGAATTGGTTTGCTTTAACGTTTTGAGCGATTGTTTCTGGTATTAAATTCAGACTTTAATCTTAAAAGAACGATATATTTTTTGTGTATACCAGTGCGTAATGATAGATTTTATGTGATGCAGGTATCTCGATTTTCCTATTTTGAGAATTCAAAGCACTTGCCAAGATGCAGAACGAAGAAGGGCAAAACATGGATCTTTACATCCCAAGGAAGTGGTAAATATACGTTTTGTGTTCCATCCTCTAGTACTTAACCCTAGgaacttttcattttttgttgaatttttatgGTTAATTCGGGTATGAATTTTATGACTCGTTACAATGTGTTTGTTTTACAGTTCTGCTACAAATAGGCTGATCACTTCGAAGGACCACGCTTCGGTCCAGATTAATATTGGACATGTCGATGAGAATGGCCTATATACTGGCCATTTTACTACTTTTGCCCTTTGCGGTTTTGTCCGAGCTCAGGTTATTACTCCTGCTCATTTTACTGTTTCTTAATCACTGTACTAAATTTTATTGTAGTAGCCTGCAGGCCCTGCACTCTGTTCATGGTGTTCTGCAACTGTGCTATATCATTGGTGGTCAGCTGCTGATTCTCTTTTGTGGTTATATGTTGTATCTGTTAGTGTATACTAATATTAACTTTCAACTCAAATTATGCGACTCTTTTTGAGGAAGGATTTGGTTTTATAcccagaaaaagaaatgaaggatTTGTATTTTTCCTCTGATTGTTATAGAGAAGTGGTGGTAGTTTATAGTGATGGCAAACTGACGTAGGAGGGTAGGCTGAAAAGGATCAACACTCACACACCTACAGTAGACCAGAATCGTAGCAACCAAAGACAGAATATGGAAGAGTTAATAACTCGTGTGCAAACCAATGGATGGGGGGGGTGATATTATAACAGAAGGATGGTCTATTAGAGTATTAGGATAGAAGTTGTACCTAAAATCTTAGGTTCATCCACTGGTTGGATAGAGAGAAATTGACAATAACAAAAGTAGAAGttaaggaaacaaaattaaaaagttGAGGAAAAACTAATGCAACCTTCAATCCTGCAATCTGGTGGATCCCAAACTAGGATCGAAGGGAGCTGGCGAGGGGCTGAATAACATAGTAACAATTCCTAGTAATCCAGTGGGCAGGTCTGTAGAAATCAGAGGGAGGGAGAAAACTCACATTTGAAAGCTGCCAAACAATCATATCGCAGACACAGAACTGAGCAGAAAACTACACAACAGATTAATGGAATGAAGGATAGAAATATTAAATTAGATAAACATTCAAACAGTATTCACCTATTGTCTGTCCTAAACCTATTCATCCCGACTTAAAACAGACTGAactgaccgattgacacccctagtaatTTAATTGGGAAGGGAAGCGTAGTGGTACTGATGCAACCTTGGAGCTACATGAAGAAGCAATAGAGGCTAAGGGTACATGCCCAAAATCCCTTAAGGCGATCGGCTAGGATAAGGAACCACACCAACCAGGCTTGACTTGGACCACCTAAGGAGTCCACGACCAAGGCTTCCTATTTTAACTCTCGGCAAGCTTATCGCAGGAGTTCTTGTATATAGGAACCTCTATTAGCAATTGGAAAGAAGATATGGGGTTCTAACTTTCCTAAATCGGACCCTTAGTATTTACATTGTGATCATTAGCGGCCTCTAACCCCCTCCCACCATTTGCTAGTTTTGCCTAAGTTTATCTGAGATGCCTGTCACATGCTTGGCCTCTGCCGCTTTTCTTTCGAATATGTTGgtgttcttcctttcttcttcttggtttaGCTGAAGGTTGATGATTGGAACTTCCATCTCTAGGCGAAGGTGGAGAACTCCTTGATCACTTCCCTGTTTTCCCCCTGTAAAGTGAAGTGCTTCCCTACTGATGGCTTTAGCTGGAAGCGTACAGAGAATTTATGATGCTGTTGAATGATTGGGAAGCTCCATCATTGTTGTAAGCATTATTATTTGTGTGTTTAGatcgaagacggagtatatggtgtataATTGTAGCCCCACTAAGAACGATAAAATGGTGATTATTGAGAAAGCgataccacaaagtgattattttagatatatgGGGTCAGCCATTAATAAAGAAGGTGgaatagaggatgatgtctcACACATAGTTAAGGGtggggtggatgaagtggagaggtgtattcggagtgttgtgtgatcgttgtatccctttaaaacttaaaggaaaattttatgtacgtggcggaatgttgggtagttaagaaacATGATATAGATTAAACTAAGTGTAGtagaaatgaggatgttgagatggatgtgtggtaaaactaggaaggataaagcaAGGAACGACCATATTAGAACTGagttgggagttgccccgacaCACGATAAGCtgcgagaaagtcgtttgaggtgccATGGCCATGTATGCCCCAGTATAGAGGAGTGATCGGATCCAGATCGAAGGGaccaaaagaggtaggggcagactGAAATTTACCCtcgaagtagtgaggaaagacatgcatagtttaggtcttgttccaagtatgacctcgaataatGCTGAATGgggggcaaggatccatgtagccgactctATTTAGGTGGGTTATCGCTGAGTTGTTGATAATGTTGTGCTTTTTTCTTTGTACTtgctttattatttta harbors:
- the LOC122658867 gene encoding 40S ribosomal protein S21: MQNEEGQNMDLYIPRKCSATNRLITSKDHASVQINIGHVDENGLYTGHFTTFALCGFVRAQGDADSALDRLWQKKKVEVRQQ